A region of Candidatus Omnitrophota bacterium DNA encodes the following proteins:
- a CDS encoding CrcB family protein: MNKFILLAAGGVFGAVGRYVLSGVVYRLLGTGFAYGTLAVNTLGCFGVGFLASLAERKFLMTPEMRIFWMIGLFGAFTTFSTLIFESWKMIQQGQSLLAGGNLAVSLILGFAALWIGTVMASAV; the protein is encoded by the coding sequence ATGAACAAGTTTATTTTATTAGCAGCGGGGGGTGTTTTCGGCGCCGTGGGCCGTTATGTGCTTTCCGGCGTGGTGTACCGCCTGTTGGGAACCGGTTTTGCTTACGGCACCCTGGCGGTGAATACCCTGGGTTGTTTCGGGGTCGGCTTTTTGGCCTCTTTGGCAGAACGGAAATTCTTGATGACTCCGGAGATGCGGATTTTTTGGATGATCGGCCTCTTCGGAGCATTTACCACCTTTTCCACGCTTATCTTTGAGAGCTGGAAGATGATCCAACAGGGACAATCGCTTTTGGCGGGTGGTAATTTAGCAGTGAGTTTAATCCTGGGCTTTGCCGCCCTCTGGATCGGGACGGTTATGGCTTCGGCAGTCTGA
- a CDS encoding thioredoxin family protein, with amino-acid sequence MRRFLKNLTLTLSLCFLGVNSLWAQPVRTEHVRAELLSEVEWVQPGQTFWVAVRVKTLPHWHTYWKNPGDSGLPTRLSWKLPEGFEAGPVHWPYPERIELGPLANFGFEREIFLLTEISVSPKVEPGQSVEIGVRADWLVCKESCVPEGADLSLKMPVRKSIPPPSLRSVGAFAQARSELPVDSRDWQVEGVANSNRVVLNLAPRSPLDRKLKKLQFFPVESGLVEYAADQELEEEQGNYVLSLQVSSLAQGVPQRAEGVLVADFSTDDFKDVHALNIDIPLGPLPEDPPAVVKVPAPLPESPPEPVADSLLPLPAGPAQAPVPAMSLWLALIFAFLGGVILNLMPCVLPVLSLKILSLVEKTHHKGEKPWQHGLVFGAGVLVSFWILAGLLLALRAGGAQLGWGFQLQSPPFLVALSCLFFLLGLSLFGVFEIGLSISTQSAKASRKTGFTGSFLSGFLATAVATPCTAPFMGSALGYGLTQSPWVSMLIFTGLGLGMASPYVLLSSSPALLRYVPKPGRWMESFKQFLGFLLMVTVWWLLWVLGHQAGTHMVLKLLFAFWVAGIGAWVLGRWGSPSQKPWVRAVARVTALLLILLAVIWAMSKAGELSPMPGTPAAAPQELTLQWEPYSESRVQALRAQGEPVFVDFTAAWCLTCQVNKRVALHTPEVEKRFETLGVHLLVADWTSRDAKITQALQRFGRSGVPLYVLYGRDPQAPPQILPEVLTPGIVLAALDSLE; translated from the coding sequence ATGCGTCGTTTCCTAAAAAACCTGACCCTCACATTATCCCTCTGCTTCCTGGGCGTGAACAGCCTTTGGGCTCAACCCGTGCGCACGGAGCACGTGAGAGCCGAGCTGCTTTCAGAGGTGGAGTGGGTCCAGCCGGGCCAAACATTCTGGGTGGCTGTGCGTGTGAAGACGCTGCCCCATTGGCACACCTATTGGAAGAATCCCGGGGATTCCGGTTTGCCCACCCGGCTGAGCTGGAAACTGCCGGAGGGTTTTGAGGCCGGTCCGGTGCACTGGCCCTATCCCGAGCGCATCGAGTTAGGGCCTCTCGCCAATTTTGGGTTTGAGCGGGAGATTTTTTTGCTCACCGAGATCAGTGTCTCTCCCAAAGTGGAGCCGGGTCAGAGCGTCGAGATTGGAGTGCGAGCCGACTGGTTGGTCTGTAAGGAAAGTTGTGTGCCCGAAGGCGCGGATCTTTCTTTAAAGATGCCTGTCCGGAAATCGATTCCGCCTCCAAGCCTCAGATCCGTGGGTGCCTTTGCCCAAGCTCGAAGTGAATTGCCCGTGGACTCCCGCGACTGGCAGGTGGAGGGGGTGGCTAATTCCAATCGTGTGGTTCTGAATCTGGCGCCTCGCTCCCCCCTTGATAGAAAGCTCAAAAAGCTGCAGTTTTTTCCTGTGGAATCCGGATTAGTGGAATATGCCGCAGACCAGGAGCTGGAAGAGGAGCAGGGCAACTATGTGCTCAGCTTACAGGTTTCCTCATTGGCACAGGGCGTGCCCCAGCGGGCGGAAGGGGTGTTGGTGGCGGATTTTTCCACTGATGATTTCAAAGATGTGCATGCTCTGAATATTGATATTCCCTTGGGTCCGTTGCCTGAGGACCCGCCTGCGGTGGTTAAGGTACCGGCGCCGCTTCCGGAATCGCCCCCTGAACCGGTTGCAGATTCTTTACTGCCTTTGCCGGCCGGTCCGGCCCAAGCCCCTGTGCCCGCTATGAGCTTGTGGTTGGCCTTGATCTTTGCCTTTTTGGGTGGCGTCATTCTAAACCTTATGCCCTGCGTGCTGCCCGTGCTTTCACTCAAGATTCTGAGTTTGGTCGAAAAGACTCATCACAAGGGCGAGAAGCCTTGGCAACACGGATTGGTTTTTGGAGCAGGGGTACTGGTCTCTTTTTGGATTCTGGCGGGTTTGCTTCTGGCCCTGCGGGCCGGCGGCGCGCAGCTGGGCTGGGGCTTTCAACTGCAATCACCTCCTTTTTTGGTTGCTTTGTCATGCTTGTTCTTTCTATTGGGCCTGAGTCTTTTCGGTGTGTTTGAAATCGGGCTTTCGATTTCCACGCAGAGCGCAAAGGCCAGCCGCAAAACCGGTTTTACCGGGTCCTTTCTAAGCGGATTTCTGGCCACTGCCGTGGCCACGCCGTGCACGGCGCCCTTTATGGGATCTGCTTTGGGCTATGGCCTCACCCAGTCGCCCTGGGTTTCCATGCTGATCTTTACGGGTTTGGGATTGGGTATGGCCTCCCCCTATGTTTTGTTGTCCTCGTCTCCGGCTTTGCTGCGCTATGTGCCCAAACCGGGACGCTGGATGGAGTCCTTTAAACAGTTTCTCGGTTTTCTTTTGATGGTGACGGTATGGTGGCTGTTGTGGGTTTTAGGCCATCAGGCAGGGACCCATATGGTGCTCAAGCTGCTCTTTGCTTTTTGGGTGGCGGGTATCGGAGCCTGGGTTTTGGGGCGTTGGGGCTCTCCTTCGCAAAAACCTTGGGTCCGTGCTGTGGCCCGAGTCACTGCACTCCTTCTGATTCTTTTGGCCGTGATTTGGGCCATGTCGAAGGCAGGAGAGCTGAGCCCGATGCCGGGCACTCCGGCTGCCGCGCCCCAGGAGCTTACTTTGCAATGGGAGCCCTATTCGGAATCCAGGGTGCAGGCCTTGCGCGCCCAGGGGGAACCCGTATTTGTGGACTTTACTGCTGCCTGGTGTTTGACCTGTCAGGTAAACAAACGTGTGGCCTTGCACACCCCTGAGGTCGAAAAACGATTTGAGACGCTGGGGGTGCATTTGCTGGTCGCGGATTGGACTTCCCGGGATGCGAAGATTACTCAGGCCTTGCAGCGTTTCGGCCGCAGCGGAGTTCCTCTTTATGTGCTTTACGGCCGGGATCCGCAGGCTCCCCCGCAAATTTTGCCCGAAGTTCTTACGCCGGGGATTGTTTTGGCGGCGCTTGATTCCCTGGAGTGA
- a CDS encoding thioredoxin family protein, with protein MRRWICLALAVSFLWALPAVNADVNAQGIASGTGIGELGPDFSLPDTNGKQHSLSDYRGKYVVLEWLNHDCPFVRKHYDSGNMQSLQRKYTAQGVVWLSIVSSAPGKQGNFPPERAGELTRDKGAFPTAVLLDESGKVGRAYGSKTTPHMHILDPDGIRIYNGAIDDQPHGEIGPDTRNWVAQALDQVLDGRKVSTPATQPYGCSVKY; from the coding sequence ATGCGCCGATGGATTTGTCTGGCACTTGCTGTCTCGTTTTTGTGGGCATTACCCGCGGTTAATGCCGATGTGAATGCCCAGGGAATTGCAAGCGGTACGGGTATCGGAGAGCTTGGGCCGGACTTTTCTTTGCCGGACACAAATGGGAAGCAACACTCGCTCTCCGATTACAGAGGCAAGTACGTGGTTTTGGAGTGGCTGAATCACGATTGCCCCTTTGTGAGAAAACACTATGACTCGGGTAACATGCAGTCACTGCAAAGGAAGTATACGGCTCAGGGTGTAGTGTGGCTGTCTATCGTGTCTTCGGCTCCGGGCAAACAGGGGAATTTTCCGCCGGAAAGGGCGGGGGAGTTGACCCGGGACAAGGGGGCTTTCCCGACAGCCGTACTGTTGGATGAGAGCGGTAAGGTGGGCCGCGCTTACGGCTCCAAAACAACACCGCACATGCATATTTTGGATCCGGACGGGATCCGGATTTATAACGGGGCCATCGATGACCAACCTCACGGTGAAATCGGGCCCGATACTCGCAACTGGGTGGCCCAGGCACTGGATCAGGTTTTGGACGGGCGTAAAGTCTCGACTCCTGCAACCCAGCCTTACGGTTGCTCGGTAAAATACTAA
- a CDS encoding DUF190 domain-containing protein, with amino-acid sequence MTDSRLIRIFIGEQDKWEGKPLFEAIVDLARAEHMAGVTCIKGFMGFGAKAHMHTAKLLRLSEDLPIVIEIVDTAEKIEALLPQLKEMVAEGLITLERVEVL; translated from the coding sequence ATGACTGACAGCCGCCTTATCAGAATTTTTATCGGTGAGCAGGACAAATGGGAGGGCAAGCCCCTCTTCGAAGCCATTGTCGACTTGGCGCGCGCTGAACACATGGCGGGTGTCACCTGTATTAAAGGTTTTATGGGTTTTGGAGCCAAGGCTCACATGCACACAGCCAAGCTCCTGAGGCTCTCCGAGGATCTGCCCATTGTGATTGAAATAGTAGATACCGCAGAGAAGATCGAGGCGCTCTTACCGCAACTCAAGGAGATGGTTGCGGAAGGGCTCATTACGCTCGAGCGTGTTGAAGTCCTCTAG